One Corallococcus exiguus DNA segment encodes these proteins:
- a CDS encoding phage minor tail protein L, producing MPRVRKAQFGEGTNGLRGPVVWQGMAYEPWAIQVKGFDKSGMGRLPRPTLTLANVAGTIGAMARDLNDLLGARVLRKRTFVRYLDAVNFPGGVNPTASPLDAFPDDEFVVDQKTVENKHVIEFSLAAKCDLDGVAIQNPDGTFNFTGVTLYDVKGTQPQEYIPGFPSGEAEHPVGVEVKRATPVVRTVTDPEVDAVRVTIQVPQLTYQDPTTGDLKPTRVLVSIAVQSNGGGYVVQSFQDAELFRGKCTSPYERTFRVELTGSPPWDIRVTRVSEDADSVTTQNKVIWKSYATLLDEKLSFPNTALCALQVSASQFSSIPTRSYRIRGLRVRVPNNYNPSARTYEGTWDGTWKVAWTDNPAWCFYDLLTTKRYGLGRYLNEAAVDKWGLYTVAMYCDELVPDGKGGMEPRFRCNLYLQTQENAYKVINNLASVFRGMTYWASGAVFVAQDAPRDAEYLFTPANVVDGLFTYASSSKRARHTVALVTWNNPDNHFKAAQEYVTDEEGLATYGYSPTEVVALGCTSRGQAQRVGRWLLLTERLGTETVTFRTGFEGAMRNPGAVVKLQDPYRAGRRWGGRVVAATASQVELDGDVTLEAGKMYAFSVVLPDGTVEERPLAALAPAPYRALTVATPFSAAPSPRPFGCWQRPT from the coding sequence GTGCCCCGGGTGCGCAAGGCGCAGTTCGGCGAGGGCACCAACGGCCTTCGCGGGCCCGTCGTCTGGCAGGGCATGGCATACGAGCCCTGGGCCATCCAGGTGAAGGGCTTCGACAAGTCCGGCATGGGGCGGCTGCCCCGGCCCACCCTGACGCTCGCCAACGTCGCCGGCACCATCGGCGCCATGGCGAGGGACCTGAACGATCTGCTGGGCGCACGTGTCCTCCGGAAGCGCACCTTCGTCCGCTACCTGGACGCGGTGAACTTCCCTGGGGGCGTCAACCCCACCGCCTCGCCGCTGGACGCATTCCCGGACGACGAGTTTGTGGTGGACCAGAAGACGGTGGAGAACAAGCACGTCATAGAGTTCAGCCTGGCCGCGAAGTGCGACCTGGACGGCGTCGCCATCCAGAATCCCGACGGCACCTTCAACTTCACAGGCGTCACCCTCTACGACGTGAAGGGCACCCAGCCCCAGGAGTACATCCCCGGCTTCCCCTCCGGAGAGGCGGAGCACCCCGTGGGTGTCGAGGTGAAGCGCGCCACGCCGGTGGTGCGCACGGTGACGGACCCAGAGGTGGATGCCGTGCGCGTCACCATCCAGGTGCCCCAGCTCACCTACCAGGACCCCACGACGGGCGACTTGAAGCCCACCCGCGTCCTCGTCTCCATCGCGGTGCAGAGCAACGGCGGCGGGTACGTGGTGCAGTCCTTCCAGGACGCCGAGCTCTTCCGGGGTAAGTGCACCAGCCCCTACGAGCGCACCTTCCGCGTGGAGCTGACGGGCTCGCCGCCGTGGGACATCCGTGTCACGCGCGTCAGCGAGGACGCGGACAGCGTGACGACGCAGAACAAGGTCATCTGGAAGTCCTACGCGACGCTGCTGGACGAGAAGCTCAGCTTTCCCAACACCGCGCTGTGCGCGCTGCAGGTGTCCGCGAGCCAGTTCAGCAGCATTCCCACGCGCAGCTACCGGATTCGCGGACTGCGGGTGCGCGTGCCCAACAACTACAACCCCTCGGCCCGCACGTACGAAGGCACCTGGGACGGCACGTGGAAGGTGGCCTGGACGGACAACCCGGCCTGGTGCTTCTACGACCTCCTCACGACGAAGCGCTACGGCCTGGGCCGCTACCTCAACGAGGCCGCCGTGGACAAATGGGGCCTCTACACGGTGGCGATGTACTGCGACGAGCTGGTGCCGGACGGGAAGGGCGGCATGGAGCCGCGCTTCCGTTGCAACCTCTACCTCCAGACGCAGGAGAATGCGTACAAGGTCATCAACAACCTCGCGTCCGTCTTCCGCGGCATGACGTACTGGGCCTCCGGCGCCGTCTTCGTCGCCCAGGACGCGCCGCGTGACGCCGAGTACCTCTTCACGCCGGCCAACGTGGTGGACGGCCTCTTCACGTACGCCTCCAGCAGTAAGCGCGCGCGGCACACCGTCGCGCTGGTGACGTGGAACAACCCGGACAACCACTTCAAGGCGGCCCAGGAGTACGTCACCGACGAGGAGGGCCTCGCTACCTACGGCTACAGCCCCACCGAGGTGGTGGCGCTCGGCTGCACTTCCCGGGGCCAAGCGCAGCGCGTGGGCCGGTGGCTGTTGCTCACCGAGAGGCTGGGGACGGAGACGGTGACGTTCCGCACAGGCTTCGAGGGCGCCATGCGCAACCCCGGCGCCGTCGTGAAGCTCCAGGATCCGTACCGGGCCGGACGCCGGTGGGGCGGTCGCGTGGTGGCTGCCACCGCCAGCCAGGTGGAACTCGACGGTGACGTCACCCTGGAAGCCGGGAAGATGTACGCCTTCTCCGTTGTGCTGCCGGACGGCACCGTGGAGGAGCGCCCGCTGGCCGCGCTCGCGCCGGCGCCCTACCGGGCCCTCACAGTGGCGACGCCCTTCTCGGCCGCGCCCAGCCCCAGGCCGTTTGGATGCTGGCAGCGTCCGACTTGA